In a genomic window of Shouchella clausii:
- a CDS encoding ABC transporter ATP-binding protein — translation MFRVLKQLAWFFKEQKKRYTVAVVLLLVVSVVDLMPALLIGEAVDAFQRGALSYSYAFSLIALLVVIIIASYWISFIWMQQLFGGAFILERKLRSRFMRHLFAMDPPFFEKRKTGDLLARGTNDMKAISMTAGFGILTLLDSVLFMGILLAAMVLLIDWRLTLAAVAPLPLIALVVTILGSMIHSRFSKAQEAFGDLNNRVLESVAGMRVIRAFRSERRDEKLFAEKSNDVYKRYMQVARVESFFDPVVNMVVGLSYVIGLGYGAYLVFHQQVTLGQIVTFNMYLGMLIWPMFAIGELVNIMQRGGASYDRVNDTLTVEKAVQAPDVPVEGLGHHLPIRYEKVSFSYPGAKGNQLESISLTINKGETIGIVGKTGSGKSTLVKQLMKYYPGLSGDISFAGVSIADLPQEEIRGAIGYVPQDHVLFSKSVRENILFAADGATEAQLNEAIEASAFAQDLAFLPEGLDTLVGENGVSLSGGQKQRISIARALVTKPELLILDDSLSAVDAKTEAKIVANIQKERAGQTTIITTHRMSAVEHADQIIVLEDGKVVERGTHAQLMEEGGWYAEQVRNQSLGEEEVNV, via the coding sequence ATGTTTCGTGTATTGAAGCAATTGGCCTGGTTTTTTAAAGAACAAAAAAAACGGTACACTGTAGCGGTTGTATTGCTACTTGTTGTCAGCGTTGTTGATTTGATGCCCGCTTTATTAATTGGGGAAGCGGTGGACGCGTTCCAGCGCGGTGCATTGTCTTATTCGTATGCTTTTAGCTTGATAGCGCTGTTGGTTGTTATCATTATAGCTAGTTATTGGATTAGTTTTATTTGGATGCAGCAACTGTTTGGCGGCGCTTTTATTTTGGAACGGAAATTGCGTTCCCGTTTTATGCGCCATTTGTTTGCGATGGATCCGCCGTTTTTCGAGAAGCGGAAAACAGGCGATTTGCTTGCTCGTGGAACGAATGACATGAAGGCCATTTCGATGACTGCTGGATTCGGCATTCTGACATTGTTGGATTCGGTCTTATTTATGGGGATCTTGCTTGCTGCGATGGTTCTTTTGATTGATTGGCGTCTGACGCTGGCGGCCGTTGCGCCGTTGCCGCTGATTGCGTTAGTCGTCACGATTTTAGGGAGTATGATCCATTCCCGTTTTTCAAAAGCACAAGAAGCGTTCGGTGATTTGAACAACCGTGTGCTTGAATCGGTGGCAGGCATGCGCGTTATCCGGGCTTTTCGGAGCGAGCGTCGTGACGAGAAATTATTTGCCGAAAAGAGCAACGACGTATACAAGCGGTACATGCAAGTGGCTCGTGTTGAGTCGTTTTTTGACCCTGTTGTCAATATGGTCGTTGGCTTAAGTTATGTGATCGGTCTTGGCTACGGTGCTTATTTGGTGTTCCACCAACAAGTGACGCTTGGACAAATCGTTACATTTAACATGTACTTAGGGATGTTGATTTGGCCAATGTTTGCAATTGGTGAATTGGTTAACATTATGCAACGTGGTGGTGCTTCTTATGACCGTGTCAACGATACGTTAACGGTTGAAAAAGCGGTTCAAGCGCCGGATGTGCCTGTTGAAGGCCTTGGCCACCATTTGCCGATCCGATATGAAAAAGTCAGCTTTTCATACCCAGGCGCAAAAGGAAATCAGTTGGAAAGCATCTCTCTGACAATCAACAAAGGGGAAACGATTGGAATTGTCGGAAAGACGGGGAGCGGCAAGTCGACGCTTGTGAAACAATTAATGAAGTATTATCCAGGACTAAGCGGTGACATTTCTTTTGCGGGTGTGTCGATTGCCGATTTGCCACAAGAAGAAATACGCGGTGCGATCGGTTATGTGCCGCAGGACCATGTGCTCTTTTCCAAATCAGTGCGTGAGAACATTCTATTTGCTGCTGATGGTGCCACAGAGGCTCAGTTAAACGAAGCAATCGAAGCTTCGGCTTTCGCCCAAGACCTCGCTTTTTTGCCTGAGGGGCTTGATACGCTTGTTGGCGAGAATGGCGTGTCTTTATCTGGTGGACAAAAGCAACGGATTTCGATTGCACGTGCGCTCGTGACAAAGCCGGAACTGTTAATTTTGGATGATTCGTTGTCAGCTGTCGATGCTAAAACAGAGGCGAAGATCGTTGCCAACATCCAAAAGGAACGTGCTGGCCAAACAACCATTATTACAACGCACCGGATGTCCGCGGTTGAACATGCCGATCAAATCATTGTCCTTGAAGACGGAAAAGTAGTAGAGCGGGGCACCCATGCGCAATTAATGGAAGAAGGCGGCTGGTATGCAGAGCAAGTTAGGAACCAATCGCTTGGTGAAGAGGAGGTGAATGTATGA